From a single Bacillus pumilus genomic region:
- a CDS encoding DUF1189 domain-containing protein, with translation MNVFKLLLKGIYSPKDIAKARFTGIGKAILFIFILSIIAAVPQGYHMSQEISNAMSGFQHVIKKDLPDFSIEKGKLQSEQSAPIEKEENGITIIFDPAEKIKASELESKQTAIALLKEKAVIAIDGQMTDIPYQLLGGTLTKDELARVTNQNQAIIIPVICVLLYLSTAALMFISATFLAMLGTFIKRMQQKELSFQMLWKLSAYSLTLTTVFFAIMSALNTPVANSFLLNWVINFIFLYLVVKEIPAKHKPLVKNE, from the coding sequence TTGAACGTATTTAAACTATTGTTAAAAGGCATTTATTCACCAAAAGATATTGCTAAAGCACGGTTTACAGGGATCGGAAAAGCGATTTTGTTCATTTTTATCCTTTCCATCATCGCAGCAGTTCCTCAAGGTTATCATATGAGCCAAGAGATCTCGAATGCGATGTCAGGATTTCAGCATGTGATCAAAAAAGATTTACCTGATTTTTCAATCGAAAAAGGAAAGCTTCAATCAGAGCAAAGTGCACCGATAGAGAAAGAAGAAAACGGCATCACGATCATCTTTGACCCTGCTGAAAAAATAAAAGCAAGTGAGCTTGAATCAAAGCAAACAGCCATCGCATTATTAAAGGAAAAAGCGGTGATTGCCATTGATGGTCAAATGACAGATATCCCGTACCAGCTCCTTGGCGGAACGCTGACAAAAGACGAACTCGCCCGCGTCACAAATCAGAATCAAGCGATTATTATCCCAGTCATCTGCGTACTGCTCTATCTATCAACCGCGGCTCTCATGTTTATTAGTGCCACATTCCTTGCGATGCTTGGTACATTTATTAAACGCATGCAGCAAAAAGAGCTGTCTTTCCAAATGCTATGGAAGCTCTCCGCTTATTCACTCACATTAACAACAGTTTTTTTCGCTATCATGAGTGCATTAAACACGCCTGTTGCGAACTCATTTTTATTAAATTGGGTTATTAACTTTATCTTCTTATATCTCGTCGTAAAAGAAATACCTGCTAAACATAAACCACTTGTCAAAAATGAATGA
- a CDS encoding Fur family transcriptional regulator: protein MNVQEALDLLKEKGYKYTSKREDMLQLFSDSDKYLTAKNVLTALSEDYPGLSFDTIYRNLSLYEDLGILETTELSGEKLFRFKCSFSHHHHHFICLTCGKTKEIDACPMDKLDADLQDYHISGHKFEIYGTCPSCESKEVHS from the coding sequence ATGAACGTACAAGAAGCGCTTGATTTATTAAAGGAAAAAGGCTACAAATATACAAGCAAACGTGAAGATATGCTTCAATTGTTTTCTGATTCTGATAAATATTTGACCGCTAAAAATGTACTAACGGCATTAAGTGAAGACTACCCGGGTCTTAGCTTTGATACGATTTATCGAAACTTATCACTATATGAAGACTTAGGCATTTTAGAAACAACGGAATTGTCAGGGGAGAAACTATTTCGTTTTAAATGCTCCTTTTCCCATCACCATCATCACTTTATTTGCCTTACATGCGGTAAAACAAAGGAGATTGATGCCTGTCCTATGGACAAGCTAGATGCCGATCTACAGGATTATCACATTAGCGGACATAAATTCGAAATATATGGAACATGCCCGTCCTGCGAATCGAAGGAAGTTCACTCATAA
- a CDS encoding GNAT family N-acetyltransferase, with protein MKKKGQYINVRTLTENDAQSLLTLELENRTYFQQFTPLVKDDFFTLSRQIERIQRSEQRSAQDEDYMHGIFLNETDTLIGTISLNSVERGPIEGALLGYVLDEKHGGKGYMTEAIRLIIEYAFDELHLHRIEAGVKPDNIGSIRVLEKTGFENEGLNRKKVKINGEWEDHYLFAIIHPDES; from the coding sequence ATGAAGAAAAAAGGTCAATATATAAATGTAAGAACACTAACAGAAAATGATGCACAATCACTACTCACACTTGAACTTGAGAATCGAACCTATTTTCAGCAATTTACACCTTTAGTCAAAGACGATTTTTTCACGCTATCTCGTCAAATTGAACGGATTCAACGCAGTGAGCAAAGGAGTGCACAAGATGAGGATTACATGCACGGTATTTTCTTAAATGAAACAGATACTTTAATTGGAACGATCTCATTAAATTCTGTTGAAAGAGGACCTATTGAAGGGGCCTTGCTTGGGTATGTACTCGATGAAAAGCATGGCGGGAAAGGGTATATGACAGAGGCTATCCGTTTAATCATCGAGTATGCCTTTGATGAACTGCACCTCCATCGTATTGAAGCTGGAGTAAAGCCTGATAACATAGGTTCCATTCGTGTGCTTGAAAAGACAGGCTTTGAAAATGAAGGACTGAATCGTAAAAAAGTAAAAATTAATGGAGAGTGGGAAGATCATTATTTGTTTGCGATCATTCATCCAGATGAATCATAG
- a CDS encoding 5' nucleotidase, NT5C type, giving the protein MLRLGIDIDGTVTAQDTFVPYLNESFQCAMTLDDMTEYDLTKLLNISHEEFWGWMNEHEPLIYKQAKPAKGAKEILDQMKHQHKLIYITARREHHADITYKWFQQHHVHYDDIELVGGHHKLEAVQKHKIDVFFEDHHGNATMIAKEADIPVILFNSPYNQMPIDDRIIRVNNWQEASQWMKQYEQRLETAY; this is encoded by the coding sequence ATGTTACGTTTAGGAATTGATATTGATGGCACAGTGACGGCACAGGACACCTTTGTTCCCTACTTAAATGAGTCGTTTCAATGTGCCATGACACTAGATGATATGACAGAATATGATTTGACGAAGCTTTTAAATATTTCTCATGAAGAATTTTGGGGCTGGATGAATGAGCATGAGCCTCTTATTTATAAACAGGCAAAGCCTGCTAAGGGTGCAAAAGAGATTCTTGATCAAATGAAACATCAACATAAGCTGATTTATATTACAGCAAGAAGAGAGCATCACGCAGATATCACCTATAAGTGGTTTCAACAACATCACGTGCACTATGATGACATTGAGCTTGTTGGCGGTCATCATAAGCTCGAAGCTGTTCAAAAGCACAAGATTGATGTATTTTTCGAGGATCATCATGGAAATGCCACGATGATTGCAAAAGAGGCTGACATTCCGGTTATTCTTTTTAACTCCCCTTATAATCAAATGCCTATTGACGACAGAATTATACGTGTTAACAACTGGCAGGAAGCATCTCAATGGATGAAACAATACGAGCAACGTTTGGAAACTGCTTATTAA
- a CDS encoding DUF308 domain-containing protein, protein MERDEDFRRNDREIDTHFSNDDGYLEETAAEIAEPYQASRDRVDRRERDQVGDDSGSKGIGYTALAIAIISLFVLPVLLGVAAIVVGYIARRKGAHALGAWSIGIGIVSVILGIFITPFF, encoded by the coding sequence ATGGAAAGAGACGAAGATTTCAGAAGAAATGATCGTGAAATCGACACACACTTTAGTAATGATGATGGCTATTTAGAGGAAACAGCTGCTGAAATTGCAGAGCCATATCAGGCATCAAGAGATCGAGTAGACAGACGAGAACGTGACCAAGTAGGTGACGATTCAGGCAGTAAGGGGATAGGCTATACAGCACTCGCGATTGCGATTATCTCACTATTTGTCTTGCCGGTGCTATTAGGAGTAGCGGCAATCGTCGTTGGTTATATTGCAAGAAGAAAAGGAGCACATGCGCTTGGCGCGTGGTCAATTGGGATCGGAATTGTGTCCGTTATCCTAGGCATATTTATCACCCCGTTCTTTTAA
- a CDS encoding metal ABC transporter permease yields the protein MLFPFFHYEFLQNAFISGMLIGFIAPLLGVFIVVRRLSLIADALSHVSLAGIAASLFLDKKFGLLTGVSPLYLGMAFSVAGSLFIERLRSVYKHYQELAIPIILSGGIGISVIFISLANGFNTDLFSYLFGSVSAVSRLDLWIIVAISLVVVLVVVLLYKELFLLSFDEEHAKASGISAKWIHFIFILVVALVIAVSMRIVGTLLVSALMTLPVAASIRIAKGFKQAIFLSILFGELSVLAGLILSYYLDLAPGGTIVMLSILILIGCISIEKFRRGNHHERTRSA from the coding sequence ATGCTATTTCCATTTTTTCATTATGAATTTTTACAAAATGCATTTATCTCAGGCATGCTGATCGGCTTTATTGCGCCCTTGCTTGGTGTATTTATTGTCGTGAGAAGGCTTTCGCTAATTGCAGATGCTCTCAGTCACGTATCACTTGCCGGTATTGCAGCAAGTCTATTCCTTGATAAAAAGTTTGGATTACTTACAGGGGTGAGCCCGTTGTACTTAGGAATGGCGTTTTCTGTTGCCGGTTCATTGTTTATTGAACGCCTTCGTTCCGTGTATAAGCATTATCAGGAGCTCGCCATACCTATTATTTTATCAGGTGGTATTGGAATTTCGGTCATCTTCATTTCATTAGCGAATGGCTTTAATACAGACTTGTTTAGTTATTTGTTCGGAAGTGTCAGTGCGGTGTCGAGATTAGATCTTTGGATTATTGTTGCGATCTCACTCGTTGTTGTGTTAGTCGTCGTGCTTTTATATAAAGAATTGTTTTTACTTTCTTTTGATGAAGAGCATGCAAAGGCTTCTGGTATTTCAGCCAAATGGATTCATTTTATTTTTATCTTAGTCGTTGCACTCGTTATTGCGGTATCTATGCGTATCGTTGGTACACTGCTTGTATCTGCGCTTATGACGCTTCCTGTTGCGGCAAGTATCCGTATTGCGAAAGGATTTAAACAGGCGATCTTCCTTTCGATCTTGTTTGGTGAATTGTCTGTATTGGCGGGATTGATCTTAAGCTATTATCTCGATTTAGCGCCAGGCGGAACCATTGTGATGCTGTCCATTTTGATTTTAATCGGCTGTATTAGTATTGAAAAATTCAGAAGGGGGAATCATCATGAACGTACAAGAAGCGCTTGA
- a CDS encoding MFS transporter — protein MSRLKKMFGDMDVTRDLLLLLTIGGLYGLAIALSNTFVNVYLWKQSGKFTDLAIYNLAIVVLQPITFLFAGRLAKKIDRAFVLRFGVIFLAAFYLMVLMAGEQAAARLVLLGSVLGIGYGFYWLAFNVLTFEITEPDTRDFFNGFLGVLTSTAGMIGPLIAGIVISQLTDDTGYTVIFTLSLFLFSLAVVMSFFLKRRQSKGKFIIKQIWKERHADENWRKITTAHFFQGLREGVFVFLISVFVFIATNSELALGTFGLVNSGVAFFAYFFATRLIKKKWRKKAIMLGGLILYGALFLIVFHLSYVSLLMYAVAIAIGYPLLLVPYVSLTYDVIGHARYARKARIEYIVVRELFLNGGRICSILLFLLSVTLLGDELGIPASLIVLGAGHTLIYYFVKDIHLKEKTADMKEADGQKPVSHTNLIKGER, from the coding sequence ATGAGCAGATTAAAGAAAATGTTCGGGGACATGGATGTCACAAGAGATTTATTGCTCCTCCTCACGATTGGCGGATTATATGGACTTGCCATTGCGCTTTCAAATACGTTTGTAAACGTGTATTTATGGAAACAGTCTGGGAAATTCACGGATCTTGCGATTTATAATCTGGCCATTGTTGTGCTGCAGCCCATTACGTTTTTATTCGCTGGCCGGCTCGCTAAAAAGATAGACCGGGCGTTTGTCCTTCGTTTCGGCGTCATTTTTTTAGCCGCTTTTTATTTAATGGTCTTAATGGCAGGAGAACAAGCAGCTGCACGGCTTGTTTTATTAGGGAGTGTCCTTGGAATCGGCTATGGTTTTTACTGGCTGGCTTTTAACGTACTTACCTTTGAAATCACTGAGCCTGACACAAGGGATTTCTTTAATGGCTTTCTTGGAGTGCTCACCTCAACCGCTGGTATGATCGGGCCACTTATTGCGGGGATCGTCATTTCTCAATTAACGGATGATACAGGCTATACGGTGATTTTCACGTTATCGCTTTTTTTGTTTTCACTAGCGGTTGTGATGAGTTTTTTCCTTAAAAGGAGACAATCAAAAGGAAAATTCATCATCAAGCAAATATGGAAAGAACGCCATGCAGATGAGAATTGGCGTAAAATTACAACAGCTCATTTTTTCCAAGGGCTTCGTGAAGGGGTCTTTGTCTTCTTAATCAGTGTTTTTGTGTTTATTGCAACAAACAGTGAGCTTGCGCTCGGAACGTTTGGTTTAGTGAACTCAGGTGTTGCCTTTTTTGCTTATTTCTTTGCTACACGTCTGATTAAGAAAAAGTGGCGGAAGAAAGCCATTATGCTTGGCGGGCTGATTTTATACGGTGCTTTGTTTTTGATCGTCTTTCACTTGTCCTATGTATCACTTCTCATGTATGCGGTAGCTATCGCAATTGGCTATCCACTGCTGCTTGTTCCATATGTATCCTTAACATACGATGTCATCGGCCATGCAAGGTATGCAAGGAAAGCCCGAATTGAATACATTGTGGTCAGAGAGCTATTTTTAAATGGAGGCCGTATTTGTTCCATTCTTTTGTTTCTTCTGTCTGTCACCTTACTAGGTGATGAGCTTGGAATTCCTGCATCTCTCATTGTGCTTGGAGCGGGGCACACACTCATTTATTATTTTGTAAAAGATATTCATTTGAAAGAAAAAACAGCTGATATGAAAGAGGCCGACGGTCAAAAGCCAGTTTCTCACACGAACCTTATTAAGGGAGAAAGGTAA
- a CDS encoding DUF456 domain-containing protein, whose protein sequence is MDVLYWILIICAFIIAFVGLVYPIIPSVVFMVLGFILYGFFFSFEPLTLTFWLIQATFTAVLFAADYVSNLIGVKRFGGSRAAIWGSTIGLLAGPFVIPIAGIIIGPFIGSVIAEMLVHQKDVKTSVKVGLGSLIGFVSGVFAKGLIQALMLGIFLFYVLR, encoded by the coding sequence TTGGACGTGCTGTATTGGATTCTGATTATCTGTGCATTTATCATTGCATTTGTTGGACTTGTGTATCCAATCATCCCTAGTGTGGTCTTTATGGTTCTAGGATTTATTTTATATGGTTTCTTTTTCAGTTTTGAGCCGCTGACACTGACGTTTTGGCTTATTCAAGCCACGTTTACTGCGGTATTATTTGCAGCAGATTATGTCTCAAACCTCATTGGAGTCAAGCGTTTTGGCGGCAGCCGCGCAGCCATTTGGGGAAGCACCATTGGGTTATTAGCCGGTCCTTTTGTGATTCCGATTGCAGGAATTATTATTGGTCCATTTATCGGGAGTGTCATTGCAGAGATGCTTGTTCATCAAAAAGATGTGAAAACGAGTGTGAAAGTAGGATTAGGCTCTTTAATCGGATTTGTATCAGGTGTTTTTGCGAAAGGTTTGATTCAAGCGCTGATGCTGGGCATCTTTTTATTTTATGTCCTTCGCTAA
- the ispG gene encoding flavodoxin-dependent (E)-4-hydroxy-3-methylbut-2-enyl-diphosphate synthase, whose protein sequence is MSEVTHRTKTRPVKVGPLTIGGNNEVVIQSMATTKTHDVEATVAEIKRLEEAGCQIVRVACPDERAANAIADIKKQINIPLVVDIHFDYKLALKAIEAGADKIRINPGNIGRREKVEAVVKAAKEKGIPIRIGVNAGSLEKKILDKYGYPTADGMVESALHHIKILEDLDFHDIIVSMKASDVNLAIEAYEKAAKAFDYPLHLGITESGTLFAGTVKSAAGLGAILNMGIGNTLRISLSADPVEEVKVARELLKSFGLASNAATLISCPTCGRIEIDLISIANEVEEYISKIKAPIKVAVLGCAVNGPGEAREADIGIAGARGEGLLFRKGEIVRKVPEETMVEELKKEIDKIAEEHYAKMEAEKEKHANA, encoded by the coding sequence GTGAGTGAAGTCACACATCGTACTAAAACGCGTCCCGTCAAAGTGGGACCTTTAACTATAGGTGGAAATAATGAAGTTGTCATTCAAAGTATGGCAACAACCAAAACACATGATGTCGAAGCGACAGTAGCTGAAATTAAGCGTCTTGAAGAAGCAGGCTGTCAAATCGTGCGTGTAGCATGCCCAGATGAGCGTGCAGCCAATGCGATTGCGGATATTAAAAAACAAATCAACATCCCGCTTGTTGTTGATATTCATTTTGACTACAAGCTTGCACTGAAGGCCATTGAAGCAGGCGCAGACAAAATTCGAATCAATCCAGGAAACATCGGCAGACGAGAAAAAGTCGAAGCGGTTGTCAAAGCAGCAAAAGAAAAAGGCATTCCAATCCGTATTGGGGTAAACGCCGGTTCATTAGAGAAAAAAATCCTTGATAAATACGGCTATCCAACAGCAGATGGTATGGTCGAAAGTGCACTGCATCACATTAAAATTCTAGAAGATCTAGACTTTCATGACATCATCGTCAGCATGAAAGCATCTGATGTCAATCTAGCCATTGAGGCGTACGAAAAAGCAGCAAAAGCGTTTGACTACCCTCTTCACCTTGGAATTACAGAGTCAGGTACGTTATTTGCAGGTACAGTCAAAAGTGCAGCTGGTCTCGGCGCCATCTTGAATATGGGGATTGGTAACACACTCCGCATTTCATTAAGTGCTGATCCAGTCGAAGAGGTCAAAGTAGCACGTGAACTGTTGAAATCATTTGGTCTTGCATCTAATGCAGCCACTCTGATCTCTTGCCCAACATGCGGACGAATTGAGATTGACCTCATCAGTATTGCAAATGAAGTCGAAGAATATATTTCTAAAATCAAAGCACCAATTAAAGTAGCTGTTCTCGGCTGCGCTGTAAACGGTCCAGGTGAAGCACGTGAAGCTGACATCGGAATCGCTGGCGCTAGAGGCGAAGGTCTATTGTTCCGTAAAGGCGAAATTGTTCGTAAAGTGCCAGAAGAAACAATGGTCGAAGAACTGAAAAAAGAAATCGATAAAATCGCTGAAGAGCATTATGCAAAAATGGAAGCCGAAAAAGAAAAACATGCGAATGCATAA
- the sodA gene encoding superoxide dismutase SodA, whose amino-acid sequence MAFKLPELPYAYDALEPHIDKETMTIHHTKHHNTYVTNLNKAIEGVSALEDQSIEELVASLNSVPENIRTAVRNNGGGHANHSLFWTLLSPNGGGAPTGELADAIEKELGGFEKFKSDFAAAAAGRFGSGWAWLVVNNGKLEITSTPNQDSPLTEGKTPILGLDVWEHAYYLNYQNRRPDYISAFWNVVNWDEVARLYSEAK is encoded by the coding sequence ATGGCTTTTAAACTTCCAGAATTACCATATGCTTACGATGCATTAGAACCACATATCGACAAGGAAACAATGACGATTCACCACACAAAACACCACAACACATACGTAACAAATTTAAACAAAGCAATCGAAGGTGTATCAGCTCTTGAAGATCAATCAATCGAAGAGCTAGTGGCTAGCCTAAATTCTGTGCCTGAAAACATCCGTACAGCTGTACGTAACAATGGCGGAGGACATGCTAACCACTCATTATTCTGGACGCTTCTTTCACCAAACGGTGGCGGCGCACCAACTGGTGAACTTGCAGATGCAATCGAAAAAGAATTAGGTGGATTTGAAAAATTCAAATCTGATTTCGCTGCAGCAGCTGCAGGACGCTTTGGTTCTGGTTGGGCATGGCTTGTTGTGAACAATGGTAAACTTGAAATCACAAGCACACCAAACCAAGATTCTCCTTTAACTGAAGGAAAAACACCAATTCTAGGACTTGACGTTTGGGAGCATGCTTACTACCTAAACTACCAAAACCGTCGTCCTGATTACATTTCAGCTTTCTGGAATGTTGTAAACTGGGATGAAGTGGCTCGCCTTTACAGCGAAGCTAAATAA
- a CDS encoding ROK family protein, translating to MAYYVVFDVGGTRTKHGLMDQEGELVTSGDYETNCRQLEPFLEAMVDVVNQYQRTSDVSGIAISLPGFVDSETGYTEFAGAIIALNGQNVKILLEEKTSLRVEVENDANCAALAEKYSGHAKECDSFICMTLGTGVGGGIFAGGQLVRGASFRGGEFGMMLTETDNGQFTTLNSSASTAGLIRSYKEKQGIPQSTQIDGQDIFEKALHDPSIEKLVDQWYKRIAIGIYNVATVLNPEKILIGGGVSARPDLLSSIEKHLHTLPAWKNIQVKLETCYYLNQAGMKGALYHFLMKEGQLVPSKKPIH from the coding sequence GTGGCGTATTATGTCGTGTTCGATGTAGGCGGGACGAGAACAAAGCATGGATTAATGGATCAGGAGGGGGAGCTTGTCACTAGCGGTGACTATGAAACGAACTGCCGCCAGCTTGAACCATTTTTAGAAGCGATGGTGGATGTGGTCAACCAATATCAGAGAACGTCAGATGTTAGCGGAATCGCCATCAGTCTTCCTGGCTTTGTTGACAGTGAAACCGGATATACAGAATTTGCAGGAGCGATCATCGCCTTAAATGGTCAAAATGTGAAAATACTTTTAGAGGAGAAAACCTCTCTTCGTGTTGAAGTCGAAAATGATGCGAACTGTGCAGCTCTTGCAGAAAAATATAGTGGCCATGCGAAAGAGTGTGACAGCTTTATTTGTATGACGCTTGGTACAGGGGTTGGCGGTGGTATTTTCGCTGGTGGTCAGCTTGTGCGCGGGGCTTCCTTCCGTGGCGGTGAATTTGGCATGATGCTGACAGAGACAGACAATGGACAATTTACAACACTCAATAGCAGTGCTTCAACCGCTGGATTAATTCGCAGCTATAAAGAAAAACAAGGAATTCCGCAAAGTACACAAATAGACGGTCAAGATATTTTTGAAAAGGCGCTGCACGATCCATCTATTGAAAAACTGGTGGATCAGTGGTACAAGCGAATTGCTATTGGCATTTACAATGTAGCAACCGTACTCAATCCAGAGAAGATTCTCATTGGCGGCGGCGTAAGCGCAAGACCGGATCTACTATCAAGCATTGAGAAACATCTACATACATTGCCTGCGTGGAAGAACATTCAGGTGAAGCTGGAAACGTGCTATTACTTGAATCAGGCAGGCATGAAGGGAGCACTGTACCACTTCCTTATGAAAGAAGGTCAGCTTGTTCCATCCAAAAAGCCGATACATTAA
- a CDS encoding peptidoglycan D,D-transpeptidase FtsI family protein, with protein MRNKKNKKDAKEGRKTLPLRLNLLFLAAFVIFTGVVVRLGFVQIVNGEDYKKQAEKQEDVNVSSSAPRGKIYDRNYDTIVSNKALNAITYTRTSTTSQEERLKVATKLADMIHVSTKKITDRDKKDFWILTHPNEAKKLVQKESDLKGDDKVSDDKLYELQLKRITDKELNQLTKKDLQVLAIKRQMDSGYALTPQFIKNEDVKPDEIAYVSEHLDELPGVDVTTDWSRSYPYKGLLRSMLGSVSSSDEGLPQSLLEHYLSLGYSRNDRVGKSYLEYQYEDVLQGQKEKEQSTTDKEGNVTSSKVLTEGKSGKDLVLTIDIQLQKAVEKIIEKNLKSAKQRGGTELLDRAFVVMMDPRNGEVLSVAGKQISNKNGKYKFDDYALGTMTSSYAMGSAVKGATVLTGYKTGVLHIGSTQYDEPLYIAQSPPKKSYQNMGLINDLTALERSSNVYMFKTAIAVGKGEYRKNQPLPIDTKAFDTFRYNFSKFGLGVKTGIDLPNEATGYRGTSTQSGLLLDYAIGQYDTFTPLQMAQYVSTIANGGYRLRPQLVKEVREPDPQRGIGAVTESVKPDVLNKLDMTSDEIKRVQQGFKLVMQNPRGTAYSNFGNKKYNPAGKTGTAQSFYDGPIKSKRGTPTYNTTLVAYAPADNPEVAISVVVPWVYQDYNKRYPITNDIGEQVLDKYFELKSKQESNDTQAKNKNKIENEAETND; from the coding sequence ATGAGAAACAAGAAAAACAAAAAAGACGCGAAGGAAGGGCGCAAAACACTTCCACTACGGCTAAATTTACTATTTTTGGCTGCGTTTGTTATTTTTACTGGTGTTGTGGTAAGACTCGGATTTGTACAAATTGTCAATGGAGAAGATTATAAAAAGCAGGCAGAGAAACAAGAGGATGTGAATGTCAGCTCATCTGCTCCGCGCGGAAAAATTTACGATCGAAACTACGATACGATTGTCAGCAATAAAGCGCTAAATGCCATTACATATACGAGAACCTCGACAACTTCACAAGAAGAGCGGCTCAAAGTGGCAACAAAATTAGCGGATATGATTCATGTGAGTACGAAAAAAATCACCGATCGTGACAAAAAAGATTTCTGGATTTTAACGCATCCAAATGAAGCGAAAAAGCTTGTTCAAAAGGAATCAGATTTAAAGGGTGACGATAAGGTCTCAGATGATAAATTATATGAGCTTCAACTGAAACGAATTACAGACAAAGAATTGAATCAACTGACGAAAAAAGACTTGCAAGTGCTTGCGATTAAAAGGCAAATGGATTCTGGCTATGCGCTTACGCCTCAATTCATTAAAAATGAAGATGTGAAGCCAGACGAAATTGCTTACGTCTCTGAACATTTGGACGAGCTGCCAGGTGTGGATGTCACGACAGACTGGTCACGTAGCTATCCGTATAAAGGACTGCTTCGCAGTATGCTCGGCAGTGTATCTTCGAGTGATGAAGGACTTCCACAGTCACTTCTTGAACACTATTTATCGCTCGGCTACAGCCGAAATGATCGTGTAGGAAAAAGCTACCTTGAATATCAATATGAAGATGTGCTACAAGGTCAAAAAGAAAAAGAACAAAGTACAACGGATAAAGAAGGCAATGTCACAAGCTCCAAAGTGTTAACAGAAGGAAAGAGCGGGAAAGACCTTGTGCTGACGATTGATATTCAGCTGCAAAAAGCGGTCGAAAAAATCATTGAAAAGAACTTGAAAAGTGCAAAACAAAGAGGCGGGACAGAGCTTCTTGATCGTGCGTTTGTTGTCATGATGGACCCGAGAAATGGAGAAGTTCTCTCAGTTGCGGGGAAACAGATTTCTAATAAAAACGGAAAATACAAATTCGATGACTACGCATTAGGAACGATGACATCATCTTATGCGATGGGCTCAGCTGTAAAAGGGGCAACTGTACTGACTGGTTATAAAACAGGCGTGCTTCACATCGGAAGTACACAGTACGATGAACCGTTGTACATCGCGCAGTCACCGCCTAAGAAATCCTATCAAAATATGGGACTCATTAATGATTTGACGGCACTAGAGCGTTCATCCAACGTGTATATGTTCAAAACAGCGATCGCCGTTGGAAAAGGGGAGTATCGTAAGAACCAGCCGCTCCCAATCGATACGAAAGCATTTGATACGTTCCGCTATAATTTCAGTAAATTTGGTCTTGGGGTTAAAACAGGGATTGACCTGCCAAACGAAGCGACAGGCTACCGGGGAACGTCTACACAATCTGGTCTCCTGCTTGACTATGCAATTGGACAATATGATACATTTACACCGCTGCAAATGGCGCAATACGTTTCAACGATTGCCAATGGCGGATATCGGTTACGTCCGCAGCTTGTTAAAGAAGTGAGAGAGCCAGATCCGCAGCGCGGCATTGGTGCTGTGACAGAATCCGTTAAACCTGACGTATTGAATAAGCTAGACATGACAAGTGATGAAATCAAGCGTGTCCAGCAAGGCTTCAAGCTTGTGATGCAGAACCCAAGAGGGACAGCCTATTCAAACTTTGGAAATAAAAAATATAACCCTGCTGGCAAAACAGGAACGGCTCAATCATTTTATGACGGTCCAATTAAAAGCAAGCGCGGCACACCGACGTATAACACAACACTTGTGGCGTATGCGCCTGCTGATAATCCGGAGGTAGCCATTTCCGTTGTTGTACCGTGGGTGTATCAAGACTATAACAAGCGCTATCCGATCACAAATGATA